TGGGGTTTATACCAAAATACTGTGGTTCTTGTTTGGCGGTGTCTTGATTAACTCGATTGGCAATGGGATCATTATCGGCCTCGTCTCAATCATGATTGCTGACACAATCCGTTATGGTGCCAGCATGGGGATCCAAGCCGAGGGAGTTCTGGCTTCAACGGATGACTTTGGCGTTAACGTCGGCCTTGGTGTTGGCGGCTTGATTACAGCTGGTTTGTTTCACTTTTCGGGTTACGTTGCCAATCGAACCCAGAATGCCGCAACTCTCACCATGATTGATTTGAATTATGTTTGGATTCCGTTGGTTATTTATGTGGGGATGTATTTTGTATTGCGGCTTTATGATGAGGGGCGGATTGAACGAGCAATAGAAGCAAGAAAATAAGTCCGAATTATATTCTAAATAATAGTTTTTGATTTGCTAACTAACACCGGTGCGGTGTGATATTATTGGTTCTGGTGCAAATTTTCCTCGCTGACTTGATTTTAGTATACTGGGTGCCAAGAAACGAGGGATTGCGCGCATGAATCACTTTAAGGGACGCCACTTTCAAAAGGACATCATCTTAGTAGCCGTTGGCTACTATTTCAGATTCAGTCTCAGCTATCGTGACATCGTTGAATTGCTTCGGGATCGGGGTATCACTGTTCATCACACCACGGTCATGCGTTGGGTTCATCACTATGGCCCCATCTTTAAGGCTCTATGGCGTCGGCATCAAACAGCTCACGCTAAAAGTTGGCGAATCGATGAGACCTATATTCGAGTTAAAGGCCGTTGGGCCTATTTGTATCGCGCTATTGACAGTAACGGTTTGACCATGGATTTTGAGTTACGAAAACACCGCGATTATACCGCATCCTATCACTTTTTGAAGCGTCTCTTGACGACCAATGGTCGGCCTGATCGATTAGTCACTGATCAATATCGGGCAACACTGAAAGCAGTGAAGCAAATTTATTGAACAAAATATGATAGACATTAAGTAATAAGTGTTACCCTTGAAAATGTAATGAAGAAACTATTGTGTTAGGAGGATTTTATGGATAAACGTAAAATTGTAATTGTTGGTGCTTCACATGGTGGTCATGAATCAGCAATTGAGCTGTTGGATAAATATAATGATGTAGATGTAACTGTTTATGAAGCTGGCGACTTTATTTCATTTATGTCCTGTGGTATGCAATTATACTTAGAAAATAAAGTTACGGCTGAAGATGACGTCAGAAACTTTGCTCCTGAAGATGTTGAAAAGAAGGGCGGTCATGTTTATGCCAACCATGAAGTAACCGCGATTCATCCTGAACATAAGACAGTAACAGTTAAGGATTTAACCAATAATTCTGAAGAAGAAGTTCAATATGATAAGTTAATTCTTTCATCAGGTGTAACGCCAAAGGTTTTACCAGTACCTGGCAATGATCTTAAGAATATCTATTTAATGCGTGGACGTGATTGGGCTTCTAAGTTAATGAGTGCTGTTAACAATCCAGCAATTAAGAATGTTGCTATTGTTGGTGCTGGTTATATTGGTACTGAAGCTAGTGAAGTATTTGCTAAAGCTGGCAAGCATGTAACTTTAATGGACATGATTGATCGTCCATTAGGAACTTACTTGAACCCTGAATTGCTTGATGTTTTGGAACCTACCTTTAAGAAGAATATGGACTTGAAGATGGGCGTTAAAATTGAAGGCTTCAACGGTAATGAAAAAGTTGAAAGCGTCAAGACCGATCAAGGCGATATACCAGCTGACTTGGTTGTTGTTTCAGCAGGGGTAACTCCTAATACTGATTGGATAAAGGGCACAGTTGATTTAGATCAAAGAGGCTGGATTAAGACTGATCCATACTTGAGAACGAATGTTAAAGACGTTTACGCTATTGGAGATGCAATTTTGCCACTTTCTATTCCAGCAGGTAAGCCAATGCCAATTGCTTTAGCTACTACTGCTAGAAGAGAAGCACAATATGTGGTTGATCATATCTTTGAAGATAAGCCAGATCGCGCTTTCAAGGGTGTTATCGGTGCTTCAGCTCTTAGCGTCTTTGACTATCACTTCGCTACTGCGGGATTAAATAAGTTTTCAGCTGCTAAGAATAAGCTTGATTATCAAACTAGCTTCTATGAAGATCATATGCGTCCAGCTTATGTCCCAGAAGCAGATAATCCTAAGGTATATGTCAGCTTAACCTTTAATCCATATACTCACCAAATCTTAGGCGGTGCTGTCCTTTCTAAGTATGATATTACTGCTCAAGGCAATGTTTTAGCTTTGGCAATTAGTCATAAGATGCGCTTGGAAGACTTGGCTGAACAAGACTTCTTCTTCCAACCAGGATTTGACCGTCAATGGAGTTTGCTTAACCTAGCTGCTCAACATGCATTAGGTATGGCAAGATTCTAATTTAATCGTTAATAAAAATAAATTATAAAGATAAAAACTAGTCATGTTTTTAACGGCTCTTTGTCAAACATCCTAAAGTAAGAGGTATCAAGATTGTGACGACAATCTTGATACCTCTTTTACTATACTTAAATTGAGGTTGAGGTCGTCAACATCAGTGGAATATACATTCCGAGTGTCAAACTGGCCCAACAACACGTAGTGAACAGTTAGATTTAGGATGTGGGTCCTTGAGATCGAATTTAGAAAATGAACGAATCTGCGAAGTTGTTACCTCAAAAATATATGGAAGGCGATAAAGTGCACGTTTTAGGTATTGATGTGAGTCGTGGAAAGAGTAATTGTGCTCTTTTACACGATCATACGGTTATTAAGGAGTTTCAGATTATCCATAATAAGTCTGGATTGGCAAAGCTCAAGTCAATAATTACGAGTGACCTGCCAGTCATGGCAGTATTTGAAACGACTGGTATTTATTCTAGAGTTCTGACTCGTTTTTTTAGCGAGGAAGGAATGAATTACCTTGAAATAAATCCTTTGGAGTCCTCAATTCGCATGGCGGGGTTGAGAAGGCAAAAAACAGACCGTTCAGATGCAGTTAAATTAGCGCTCCTGGGAATTGATCAGAAGTCACTGATTCATGGTCGTAGACCATATTCAAGGCCATATGAGCAACTTCATTTAATGGCACACCGCTATCTAGAAATAACTAAGGAGAGATCCCGGATTATCAATCATTTACATGCCGCACTTGATCAAACATTTCCCGAGTTAAACGATATATTTAACCCAATTCGATCAGTGCTCGGCTTAACTTTTGTTAGTCTCTTTCCCCACCCTGATTTTTTAACAGGATATATTCCAGGAACGATGGCAAAACAAATCATTGGCTTGGTAAGTCCTAAAATCCATTCGGATTTAATCGTACGTAGATGTAATGAGGTCTGGCAGGCAGGCCAATTGTCGTACCCAGCACAACCTGCGAATTCATTTCTAACTAATCAAATCCATAGTTATTGTGAAGAGATTCAGCGATATAATCAGGCCCATGACTTATTAAAACGCCAATTGATCACTTACGCGAAAACTTTTCCGGAGTTTAAACTCATTGCGAGTATTCCTGGGGCGGGAGAGATATCAACTGCCCTGTTACTAGGATTTACAGGAAAAATAGCGAGATTCCCAAGTTATAAGCAGCTGAATGCTTACGTAGGAATAGATCTACGACGAACCCAATCCGGAGGGCTCAAAGAAGCTGACCGGATTAATCGGAGAGGCCAAAGTAGTGCCCGTTATATTATGTTTGAAATGATTAGATCCATGCTTAGAAATAAAGCACGCATTGATAATCACATTGTGGATTACTACTATAAGTTAAAAAAAGGACCACATCCTAAACCGGATATGGTTGCCATGATTGCTTGTGTGAACAGGCTTGATAGGACGATTATGAATTTGGTCCGCACAAACCAAATTTATAATTACGCAAGAACTTCCCATTAAGCAGACTATTTAAATACCAGTATAGTTGATATTTATGACAGCTTTTTTCTGTCAAAAAGCTATCACTGTTTAGTGTACTCTTTTTTTAATAAGTTGATACTTGACATCATATTAGAAATGGTGTTGAAGGATAGTTTCTATCCTTTGGAGATCTCCTCGTGTGGGAGATCTTTTTTGTTTTTTTATTAGTTGCGGCGTTTAATCTGGTGTGTCGTCTGAATATCGTACTTGAAGGCATAACAAATAAGCCTACCATCGTGACGTTATTGTGGTAGATAATCTAGGCAATCAGCTGGTAGACGCGTGTGAACATATTGGCCTGATTGGAGAAGCCATAACAAGCACGTTTGAGCTCCTTGATCTTACGGTTGATGCCTTCTATCGGTCCGTTAGAGTAGGACGATTTGGCGGCATTAATTACTCCATTAAGATTCTTTCGTAGGGTATGCATGGCCGTATCTAGGGGCGTGCCGTTAGGCTGATAGTTAGTGATGATATTCTTGAGTTCATCAGCGTGACGCCCCATCAAAGCATCGTGGAGATCGATGTAGGTTTCATAAGCTGTTTTGAAGGCCGGAAACGTATCGGTTCCAATATCAATAGCGTTCTGTTCGGTCGAGTACTCATTCAGGCCGAAGAGGTAGCGGCTCTTTTGTGCGTCAGGGGTGGCCTTGTGGAATAGGCGCCATAGTGATTTCAGTACTTTATATTCCCGCGAATGCTTGTCGAGTTGCTTTAAACATTGAGTGCGAATGGTATCCATCGTCCGGCCCATTAATTGAATAATGTGGAACCGATCAATAATGAGTTCGGCGTTAGGGAATAGTTCGTGCACGAATGCCTGATAGGAGGCGTTCATGTCCATGATGACGCGTTGAACCGCGGCCCGTTCTGCGGTGCTGTACTGACTAAGAAAGAACTGTTTGATGGTTCTATTAAGGCGGTCGCTAAGTACTTTAACTGATTTGTGAGTGTCGGCGTCAATGCAAATAAACGACATGGAGCCGTGCGTGGAACGGAATTCATCAAAGCATAGATTAATCGGTAACCGGCGGCTCGCGTGTGGATGAATATTAGCCGTCAAAATACGCTGAACTGAGTTTGTCGAAATACCGGTGAGACTGGCGATAGTCTTATCCGGGAGTGATTTACTGGCTAGCTTCAGCACATGAGTCGCTAGTCCGTGACCGATGGCGTGGTTGGTTGATACCACTGGAGTGGTGGCCGTACAAGTGCTATGGCAGTTACTACAACGCCAGCGTTGCTTGTTTAGCTCTAGAATTACGGGCCGGTCCATGGGTCCTGAAATGTGGACATGAGTGAGCTTGTGTCCGTTAGGGTGCAACGTATTGTATCCACAGCTGGGACAGCGCCTGAGTGTGTAGGTAAGCTCTGCCTGGATGACCAAATACTTTTTGCGACCCGAGCCCCGACCATTAAATTCCTCACGAGTACCGAACACCTGAATGTTTGTGTCTGTAATTCCCAGTAATTTAAGTGTATTATCTAGTTGAGACACGCGTGGTGCTAGTTCGTCACAAAATTAAAAAATCCTAAATTATAGACTAAAATTGCCAGTTCAATTTTTAGTTGAAAGCCAAAGGCACTCCGCGTTAAGTTAGTTTCAATTTCAAAATCACTAACTAAGGTAGAAAAACGCGATTCAATTGTGCGACGTAACGCCTTGAGCGCGCGCTTATTATGTTCCTTGGCCCCCTTCATATTCGAACGGTATGGTGTCCATAACGTGTAGCCTAATTGCTTAAATTCAGCGCCAAGTCGCTTGCCTACATAACCGACATCGGCCAAAACAATTGGACAAGGACAATCATCAATCAAGCTAACGGCAACTTTTGTATCATGGACCGAAGCGGCAGTCACCACATA
Above is a genomic segment from Lactobacillus sp. CBA3606 containing:
- a CDS encoding FAD/NAD(P)-binding oxidoreductase translates to MDKRKIVIVGASHGGHESAIELLDKYNDVDVTVYEAGDFISFMSCGMQLYLENKVTAEDDVRNFAPEDVEKKGGHVYANHEVTAIHPEHKTVTVKDLTNNSEEEVQYDKLILSSGVTPKVLPVPGNDLKNIYLMRGRDWASKLMSAVNNPAIKNVAIVGAGYIGTEASEVFAKAGKHVTLMDMIDRPLGTYLNPELLDVLEPTFKKNMDLKMGVKIEGFNGNEKVESVKTDQGDIPADLVVVSAGVTPNTDWIKGTVDLDQRGWIKTDPYLRTNVKDVYAIGDAILPLSIPAGKPMPIALATTARREAQYVVDHIFEDKPDRAFKGVIGASALSVFDYHFATAGLNKFSAAKNKLDYQTSFYEDHMRPAYVPEADNPKVYVSLTFNPYTHQILGGAVLSKYDITAQGNVLALAISHKMRLEDLAEQDFFFQPGFDRQWSLLNLAAQHALGMARF
- a CDS encoding IS110 family transposase gives rise to the protein MNESAKLLPQKYMEGDKVHVLGIDVSRGKSNCALLHDHTVIKEFQIIHNKSGLAKLKSIITSDLPVMAVFETTGIYSRVLTRFFSEEGMNYLEINPLESSIRMAGLRRQKTDRSDAVKLALLGIDQKSLIHGRRPYSRPYEQLHLMAHRYLEITKERSRIINHLHAALDQTFPELNDIFNPIRSVLGLTFVSLFPHPDFLTGYIPGTMAKQIIGLVSPKIHSDLIVRRCNEVWQAGQLSYPAQPANSFLTNQIHSYCEEIQRYNQAHDLLKRQLITYAKTFPEFKLIASIPGAGEISTALLLGFTGKIARFPSYKQLNAYVGIDLRRTQSGGLKEADRINRRGQSSARYIMFEMIRSMLRNKARIDNHIVDYYYKLKKGPHPKPDMVAMIACVNRLDRTIMNLVRTNQIYNYARTSH
- a CDS encoding ISL3-like element IS1165 family transposase, which codes for MSQLDNTLKLLGITDTNIQVFGTREEFNGRGSGRKKYLVIQAELTYTLRRCPSCGYNTLHPNGHKLTHVHISGPMDRPVILELNKQRWRCSNCHSTCTATTPVVSTNHAIGHGLATHVLKLASKSLPDKTIASLTGISTNSVQRILTANIHPHASRRLPINLCFDEFRSTHGSMSFICIDADTHKSVKVLSDRLNRTIKQFFLSQYSTAERAAVQRVIMDMNASYQAFVHELFPNAELIIDRFHIIQLMGRTMDTIRTQCLKQLDKHSREYKVLKSLWRLFHKATPDAQKSRYLFGLNEYSTEQNAIDIGTDTFPAFKTAYETYIDLHDALMGRHADELKNIITNYQPNGTPLDTAMHTLRKNLNGVINAAKSSYSNGPIEGINRKIKELKRACYGFSNQANMFTRVYQLIA